In Lolium rigidum isolate FL_2022 chromosome 3, APGP_CSIRO_Lrig_0.1, whole genome shotgun sequence, the genomic window AAGTCAGATTCGCATTCAACACCCCTCACAACTCAACTGTACAGATTCGTTGAGTCCCTTTCAACACGCCCAAAACACACATCACTCTTCAGCCTTTCGCCTTGCTCGAGTCTCCAGTTTGACAGGGGCAAAACGAGAATCCTTTGTGCGACTTATGGTTGCCGAGTAAGGGAAAAAATGCACGTTACAGCGAAGACACCTTTTAACTAACACATCACCTCTTTGCGCTTGCCGCCACCGACACCTCACCAGTTGAGTGGAACTGACTTTCAAGGACATCATGTACATTGTTGGGTGGGCACTGGTCAGCTTGATTCCTAGCATTCATCTGGCAGAAGCACTCTGGCCATGAGTTTGTGTAGAAAGACTCTGGATGGATGCGCCTGTGGGGGGCGCCAAAATGGGTGCTGAACATGACCTGCCTGATCCTCTCCTCATATCCAGATGCATGCCCTTCATCCATGTCCATGAATATTGGAGCAAGGGCCTTCCTGTTTGGTGTGATTGTGGCTCGGAAACCAGAGTATAGGCGATGACCCATGAGATTGTTTGCAAAGTTGCTCGGGCCATCATATGTGGGCATAAAAATGTCCGACAGGAGACAGACCATGTAATCAACTGCCGACCCCGCTAGCCCTTTGTCCAGCTTTCCACTTCCAACCATACtatggttttctagacgtggaaacATAGCCTTGAATGGCTTCATGAAACGTTCCCCACCAAAGAGTTCTCCAGAAGCAAGGTAAATCCATGTTGTGTTATCAAATCCCATAGCACGTATAATAAGACCTACCTGCAAAACAAtataaatttatttattttgtgcTTTAAATAAATAATATTTCAAGGAACAAGGTCTATTGTGGACCTCAAACTAACCATTGCCATGTGTGTACGGCTTAATCTGAGGGCCAAAGTACTCTGGTGCCCTGGTTTTGTGGCTCAAGAGGATCAAAAAAGGTAGGCATTCACCGACTCCcatatttaatatttttattTAAGTTTCGTATTTTGGAAGTTCGGAAGCTCCATTAGAAGAGCATACTTGGAAGCTTAAAAAATGAATTTTGGCACATCCATACTCACACTGTGATGATATATATCCAAGTCAAGTTCAAATACAATATGGATAAAcgtatacaaaaatgacaaattaccTAACTACGTACTGAGCCTAAATTTGTACCTCAATCCAGTGTAATTTACTTCTACTTTTGGCACACAATTAGATTATATATTAGCACTCAACAAACATCAGGAACAATGTCTAAGAAGAATCAGTACCTCTTCTGGAGTTAAAGGGCACTTTCCAATGAGCCTTCTTTCCCTGTGGATAAGTTTCTTTTTTGCAAAATGTTCCTCCCGATACTTCAACAGGATTTCCTGTTCTTTAGGTGTGAATATGTCGATGCACCTGCAGTTTTCATTTTGGATGTAAGGTTTCATGTCCAGCAACACAAATACGAAATTACATGACAAGACATGCAAGTAATAACCACTGCATATAACAGATTTTAGTGTATAGGTTATCAACAATAGTCAAAATTAATGAGTTAAATAAGATAATGTTTTTCTAAAATTTCAGTATCAAAGCCTGAAAATAATTTGATATAAATGAATGAACAAATGGTACGAGTTCCACGTAAGGGCCATGTTTGGCCCGTCCCAAACGAGTTCGAGGATGCACTTTCCTAAACCTACTACAGAAAAAATATCCAGGgataggcttctccatcaacggaTACACTATATAATTAAACAATCACACACTGTGGTTTGATCAAAGTCTTACCCAGCATATGCAAGCATATCAAGCTCAAACCGAAGATGAATTGACATGAAATGGCCTTCTGAACGGAGCTTATTCACTATATCACTGCTTGTTTTCCTGATATTTGGCTTAAATTGTAGTGCGTGATAATTCACCCTGCATCTCAATCTCTGGAGCtctggttcatcaatttcttcagcCAATCGGTGTGAAAATGGAGTTAAATATATCGCACCATGCTCCCTTATCTTCTCTAGAGCAGTTGTTCTGTACCAAGTAACTGGTGCATCTCTAGGTGGTTCCATCTGTGAGGACCAAAGTGTTCCATAAGTATAAAATCTCTACAAAAAACAATGACTTTGCAAAGATAGAAAAGGCGACTTTAGTACAGCTAAATTTAGAGTGCTACTGAGCTCTAGATATATATTCACCTTATGTGCTCTGAGCTTCTTGGTCTTTCCCTGTGCAGTGATTTTTGGAAGGCTCATAACAATTCGAACATCATATTTCAATGTCTTGATGAAGTGGGGAACATCATATATACCTACAAAACCACTGGTCCCATACATAGAACAACTTAGCTCACAATTCATTATCCAGTATACTATGAACAAACTTTCAGGCCAGATGCTGAAAAGGTGACAAACTGTAGTGTCCAACATAAGGATTCATAGACTATAATTTAACTGTAAAGGTTCCTGCTAGAATCCTATTACGATGAACTCATCTTAAGATTCTTATAACTGTAAAAGTTCCTCCTAGAGTCCTACTGCAACAAACTAATTTTTCCAAATAAATTCCAACACTGCAAATTTTCATAAAGTAATTTTCAGCATTCTAGAAGTATAGTATTTTCCAATGACCTGGTTAATGGTTACGAAGTGCTAATTATCTACTATCACCTGGACTCAAATACTTCTACAAAGTTAATCAACATGACTACATAAAACACTTATGCCAATATCTTATGGTAATACCATGTACATTAGGCATAAAAAGCACTACAAAGCTATATAAATTCATCATTGCAAACTACAGAATATTTGACAACAAAAGTTCTGCAGTGAACTTTGGGAGGACCCCTGCTTTTACTTTGTAGGAAGAAAAAATACTGCTCAAACAGAAGGAACCATAAAGAACACAGGGTTTGTGGTAACTTTGCATGCAATGATCCAGACTTATGTACCTCTCATCATGCCAATATGAATTTGTGTCTAACTCTGGCAGCACTAGTGTAGCATTCATGATTCGTGCTACAACAACAGCATTACATATCTACAAAATCAAAGCAGCAATAATCTTACATCTGTCAGCTATGTTGCCATGAATACGTAAAACAACTTGCATGATACGCTACTTTAGAGACAAAGTTTCTTATATTAATCATACCGCACTGCGTTGTTGGGTCAAGCCACCATTGCACCGGACACGCACGTACCCATTGCTCTCAGATTCAGTTGGTGGGGCTGCAGGTAGAGAGATCACATTTCAGGATTTTATTTTGCCATCACATAGAATGGCATAAGACTGGAGCAGTAACTTGTGGTTCTGGGAGGATACAGAGAGAAACTTACGAAGCCAATAGGTGCGTGGTGCAGAAGATGCTCTCCACCCATTTGAATCTGCGGTTCTCCACAAATCATTTACAACAAAATCCTTGAGTAATAGCACTGATGTCAGTATAAGATATAATTTGGTGAAAATTCAAATAAGATTGTATATCCAATTCAGTTCCATACATTTAGCATTACTCAATCTATTGGTGAAATGGATTTAAACTGAAAATATAAGTGATGCACCAAAAATTTATCCAAGAAAATTAGGGCATTTCTCTTTAACTCTGATGACATTCCTATCAGCCTTCCCTACAACGACAAGCAGAACAAATAGCAAAACGAAATCACTATAGAAACAGGCGTGGGAGAGGCGAGCACACCTGGACCCTGTAGGtaccgaggaggacaatggaggaggaggaccagaGCCAGATGGTGCCAGTGACCAGCACGGCTACGGCGACCCACAGCCGGCACAGTGACGTCTTGCTTCTGAGGCCCCTGAGACCATGGTTCGCCCAACCAATCAAATCAGCAGCATAAAGTAGACCACAATGGGGAAAAAAAACAAGGGAAAGGAATTGGGAGCGGATCGCCAGGCAGCTCACCTGCGCATTGGATCAGGCGGTTAGGATTTGGTCGTGCCGCGCGTGAGGGGTTCGGATCTGGACGGGGGTGAGAGCAGGAGTAGATCCGAATGTAGAAAATTTAGGAATCTTAGGACCTGTTTGGCAGAGCTCCACTCCTGGATTTTCTGTTTCCAGCTCC contains:
- the LOC124703953 gene encoding O-fucosyltransferase 1-like: MRRGLRSKTSLCRLWVAVAVLVTGTIWLWSSSSIVLLGTYRVQDFVVNDLWRTADSNGWRASSAPRTYWLPPPTESESNGYVRVRCNGGLTQQRSAICNAVVVARIMNATLVLPELDTNSYWHDESGFVGIYDVPHFIKTLKYDVRIVMSLPKITAQGKTKKLRAHKMEPPRDAPVTWYRTTALEKIREHGAIYLTPFSHRLAEEIDEPELQRLRCRVNYHALQFKPNIRKTSSDIVNKLRSEGHFMSIHLRFELDMLAYAGCIDIFTPKEQEILLKYREEHFAKKKLIHRERRLIGKCPLTPEEVGLIIRAMGFDNTTWIYLASGELFGGERFMKPFKAMFPRLENHSMVGSGKLDKGLAGSAVDYMVCLLSDIFMPTYDGPSNFANNLMGHRLYSGFRATITPNRKALAPIFMDMDEGHASGYEERIRQVMFSTHFGAPHRRIHPESFYTNSWPECFCQMNARNQADQCPPNNVHDVLESQFHSTGEVSVAASAKR